A window of the Coleofasciculus sp. FACHB-T130 genome harbors these coding sequences:
- the groL gene encoding chaperonin GroEL (60 kDa chaperone family; promotes refolding of misfolded polypeptides especially under stressful conditions; forms two stacked rings of heptamers to form a barrel-shaped 14mer; ends can be capped by GroES; misfolded proteins enter the barrel where they are refolded when GroES binds), protein MAKRIIYNENARRALEKGMDILAEAVAVTLGPKGRNVVLEKKFGAPQIVNDGVTIAKEIELEDHVENTGVSLIRQAASKTNDAAGDGTTTATVLAHAIVKEGLRNVAAGANAISLKRGIDKATGFLVERIAEHAKQVEDSKAIAQVGTISAGNDEEVGRMIAEAMDKVGKEGVISLEEGKSMTTELEITEGMRFDKGYISPYFATDMERMEAVLEEPFILLTDKKITLVQDLVPVLEQVARAGRPLIIIAEDIEKEALATLVVNRLRGVLNVAAVKAPGFGDRRKAMLEDIAVLTGGQLITEDAGLKLESTRLEMLGKARRINITKDNTTIVAEGNEAAVKSRCEQIRRQMDETDSSYDREKLQERLAKLAGGVAVVKVGAATETEMKDKKLRLEDAINATKAAVEEGIVPGGGTTLAHLTPQLEEWATANLKNEELTGAMIVSRALAAPLKRIAENAGQNGAVIAERVKEKDFNVGYNAATNEFVDMFEAGIVDPAKVTRSALQNAASIAGMVLTTECIVVDKPEPKDGAPAGAGAGMGGDFDY, encoded by the coding sequence ATGGCTAAGCGCATTATTTACAACGAAAACGCTCGTCGCGCCCTGGAAAAAGGGATGGACATCCTAGCTGAAGCAGTAGCTGTCACTCTCGGCCCTAAAGGCCGCAACGTGGTACTAGAGAAGAAGTTTGGCGCACCACAAATCGTGAATGATGGTGTCACCATTGCCAAAGAAATTGAATTAGAAGATCACGTTGAAAACACGGGGGTCTCCTTAATTCGTCAAGCCGCTTCTAAGACCAATGATGCTGCTGGTGATGGCACTACGACTGCAACCGTTCTCGCTCATGCAATTGTAAAAGAGGGCTTGAGAAACGTTGCTGCGGGTGCAAATGCAATTTCTCTGAAGCGCGGGATTGACAAAGCCACTGGCTTCCTGGTGGAAAGAATTGCCGAACACGCCAAACAAGTAGAAGATTCCAAAGCGATCGCTCAAGTTGGAACCATCTCTGCTGGTAACGACGAAGAAGTCGGTCGGATGATCGCTGAAGCGATGGATAAGGTGGGCAAAGAAGGCGTCATCTCCCTAGAAGAAGGGAAGTCCATGACCACCGAACTAGAAATCACTGAAGGGATGCGCTTTGACAAAGGCTACATCTCTCCCTACTTCGCTACCGACATGGAGCGGATGGAAGCGGTTCTGGAAGAGCCTTTCATCCTGCTGACCGATAAGAAAATCACGCTTGTCCAAGACTTAGTGCCCGTTCTGGAGCAAGTCGCTCGTGCTGGTCGTCCTCTGATCATTATCGCTGAGGACATCGAGAAAGAAGCACTGGCAACCCTAGTAGTTAACCGCCTGCGGGGTGTGCTGAACGTGGCTGCTGTTAAGGCTCCTGGTTTTGGCGATCGCCGCAAAGCAATGCTGGAAGACATTGCCGTTCTCACTGGTGGTCAGCTGATCACCGAAGATGCTGGTCTGAAGCTGGAAAGCACCCGGTTAGAAATGCTGGGCAAAGCTCGCCGCATCAACATCACCAAGGACAACACCACAATTGTCGCCGAAGGCAACGAAGCTGCTGTGAAGTCTCGTTGCGAGCAAATCCGCCGTCAAATGGACGAAACCGATTCTTCCTACGACCGCGAGAAGCTGCAAGAGCGTCTAGCTAAACTGGCTGGTGGCGTCGCTGTCGTCAAAGTGGGCGCTGCGACCGAAACGGAAATGAAGGACAAGAAGCTGCGTCTGGAAGATGCCATCAACGCGACTAAAGCTGCTGTGGAAGAAGGGATCGTTCCTGGCGGTGGCACAACCCTAGCTCACCTGACTCCCCAACTGGAAGAGTGGGCAACTGCCAACCTGAAGAATGAAGAGTTGACAGGTGCGATGATTGTTTCTCGTGCTTTGGCTGCTCCTCTGAAGCGGATTGCTGAAAACGCCGGTCAGAATGGCGCTGTCATTGCTGAGCGCGTCAAAGAGAAGGACTTCAACGTCGGCTACAACGCTGCAACGAATGAGTTCGTCGATATGTTTGAAGCCGGTATCGTTGACCCTGCCAAGGTGACTCGTTCCGCTCTGCAAAATGCCGCTTCTATCGCTGGCATGGTGCTGACCACCGAGTGCATCGTGGTTGACAAGCCTGAGCCGAAAGATGGCGCTCCTGCGGGTGCTGGCGCTGGCATGGGCGGCGACTTCGACTACTAA
- a CDS encoding pentapeptide repeat-containing protein has product MDGDEVLTRYAAGERDFQKLDLKAANLEGANLRQVDFSETILEGVNLAGANLRGVNLTGADLSGANLSRADLTGADLTGADLIGTNFDKARLIGTRLVKTEPIGAELTGANLTGANLTGADMRRANLSYANLSDAILCEANLTSALLIGVNLNRTDLIKANLSQADLSETDLNGADLSGAELSGTIMPVEHFTPSESK; this is encoded by the coding sequence ATGGATGGGGATGAGGTTTTAACACGATATGCTGCTGGAGAACGGGATTTCCAGAAGTTAGATTTGAAGGCGGCAAATCTGGAAGGAGCTAACCTACGCCAGGTCGATTTCAGCGAGACGATTCTGGAGGGAGTTAACCTAGCCGGAGCCAACCTGCGGGGGGTGAACCTAACAGGTGCCGATCTGAGTGGAGCAAACTTGAGTCGTGCTGATCTCACGGGTGCCGATCTCACGGGTGCTGACTTGATCGGAACCAATTTTGATAAAGCCAGACTGATTGGAACAAGGCTTGTTAAAACCGAACCGATTGGTGCTGAGCTAACTGGAGCGAACTTAACTGGCGCAAATCTAACTGGCGCAGATATGAGAAGGGCAAACTTGAGCTACGCCAACCTCAGCGATGCAATCTTGTGTGAAGCCAATCTGACTAGCGCCCTCCTCATTGGAGTAAATCTGAATAGAACCGACTTAATTAAGGCGAATTTGAGTCAAGCCGACTTAAGTGAAACTGATTTGAACGGAGCCGATTTAAGTGGAGCGGAATTGAGCGGGACAATTATGCCAGTTGAACACTTTACACCCAGCGAGAGCAAATGA
- a CDS encoding CAAD domain-containing protein, with amino-acid sequence MRVDAPGELAALPPATQSTEKWQQIGEQISAFFAELPEYLGEFFSEYQRPLTTLGLILAGIITVKVTLAVLDALNDIPLLAPTFELVGIGYSAWFVYRYLLRASNRQELSEEFKALKSQVVGGDSNNS; translated from the coding sequence ATGAGAGTTGACGCCCCAGGCGAATTGGCAGCTCTACCCCCAGCCACCCAATCAACGGAAAAGTGGCAGCAAATTGGAGAACAAATTTCCGCATTTTTCGCAGAACTACCCGAATACTTAGGTGAGTTCTTCTCAGAGTACCAGCGCCCCTTGACCACTCTAGGTCTAATATTAGCTGGCATCATTACCGTGAAGGTGACACTGGCGGTTCTGGATGCGCTTAATGATATTCCTCTGCTAGCGCCGACCTTTGAACTGGTAGGAATTGGCTACTCAGCCTGGTTTGTGTACCGCTACTTACTCCGAGCTTCTAATCGTCAGGAGTTGTCCGAGGAGTTTAAAGCTCTCAAGTCGCAAGTTGTCGGCGGGGATTCCAATAACTCGTAA
- a CDS encoding pentapeptide repeat-containing protein, which translates to MDADELKRLYAAGERDFREVSLRRADLMGIDLSEANLRGADLREANLIGAYLIGVNLREANLNGAVLRANLSEANLIGASLIDANLSEAILTEASLRAANLSGANLAGANLSHALLSETILRDANLTGAKLIDAPLSRSNLTNATLIGAVLEGANLTNAILIGANLEKANLANAVLNGASAIGANLTQADLSRAKMSGTNLTNVILIKANLRGANVSWATLRGANLTGANLYRSKLCWSNLTGAILTEAVLIDANLNRVNFRDADMTGAIMPNAATHE; encoded by the coding sequence ATGGATGCCGATGAACTGAAACGTCTCTACGCAGCAGGCGAACGAGATTTTCGAGAGGTAAGTCTGCGAAGAGCAGACCTGATGGGAATTGACCTGAGCGAAGCGAACCTGCGGGGAGCAGACCTGCGCGAAGCAAATCTAATTGGGGCATACCTAATCGGAGTCAACCTACGGGAGGCAAATCTCAATGGAGCGGTTCTCCGCGCCAATCTCAGCGAGGCAAATCTTATCGGCGCTAGCCTGATTGACGCCAACCTGAGCGAAGCGATTTTAACTGAAGCGAGTTTACGAGCTGCCAATCTCAGCGGAGCTAACCTCGCCGGAGCTAACCTGAGTCACGCTCTTTTGAGCGAGACTATTCTCCGCGATGCCAATCTGACTGGAGCCAAACTAATTGATGCACCCTTAAGTCGAAGCAACTTGACGAATGCTACGTTGATTGGAGCTGTGCTGGAAGGTGCAAACTTAACGAATGCCATTCTAATTGGAGCCAACCTGGAGAAAGCCAACTTAGCGAACGCTGTTTTAAATGGAGCCAGTGCAATTGGAGCAAATCTCACGCAAGCAGACTTGAGCCGCGCCAAGATGAGCGGAACCAATCTGACAAATGTCATCTTAATTAAAGCCAATCTGAGGGGAGCAAATGTAAGTTGGGCGACTCTGCGAGGAGCGAATCTCACCGGAGCTAACTTGTACAGGTCAAAACTATGCTGGTCAAACCTGACTGGGGCAATTCTCACTGAAGCGGTTCTCATTGACGCTAACCTAAATCGGGTCAATTTCCGTGACGCCGATATGACTGGTGCCATCATGCCTAATGCAGCTACGCACGAGTAG
- a CDS encoding cytochrome P450 produces the protein MNSDKLPPGRMGLPVLGETLAFVFDPKFIEKRYQQYGSIFKSHVIGKPTVFMVGPEAAEFVLSSHMDCFSWREGWPNNFKMLLGESLFVQDGEEHRRNRRLMMPALHGAALGNYVATMESITQSYLEKWQQKQEFTWFDEFKLLTFDIASQLLLGTNPGPEAVRLSQLFTRLTNGLFAINPLPLPFTQFGKAIAARNEILEHLGKVVRDRQQHPTKDVLSLLLQAKDEDGNGMSEKEIRAQAMLLLFAGHETTTSMLTWLCLELARHPEVLQRAREEQQQLAARGGVNLEQLGQMPYLDQILCETERLHQPVGGGFRGVVKPFEFNSFQVPSGWQAVYSIIGTHRLSTVYPEPERFDPDRFSPQRQEHKQRPFSLIGFGGGPRICIGIAFAKMEMKIVAAHLLRGYQWELLPNQRLDSVEIPTSHPRDRLRVRFQPLQVLCET, from the coding sequence ATGAACAGCGATAAACTTCCTCCTGGTAGGATGGGGTTGCCGGTGCTTGGCGAAACACTCGCGTTTGTGTTCGACCCCAAATTTATCGAAAAGCGCTATCAGCAATATGGCTCTATCTTTAAGAGTCATGTTATTGGCAAACCTACGGTTTTTATGGTGGGGCCAGAGGCAGCTGAATTTGTTCTCTCCAGCCACATGGATTGTTTCTCGTGGCGCGAAGGGTGGCCCAACAATTTTAAAATGCTGCTGGGCGAATCACTATTTGTGCAAGATGGCGAGGAGCATCGGAGAAATCGCCGCCTGATGATGCCAGCTTTGCATGGCGCAGCGTTAGGAAACTACGTTGCCACAATGGAGTCGATTACGCAAAGCTATCTCGAAAAATGGCAGCAGAAACAGGAATTTACCTGGTTTGATGAGTTCAAACTGCTAACGTTTGATATTGCTAGTCAATTATTGCTGGGTACGAATCCGGGGCCAGAAGCGGTACGGTTGAGCCAGTTGTTTACAAGACTAACGAATGGGCTGTTTGCCATCAATCCGCTGCCTTTACCGTTTACGCAGTTTGGGAAAGCGATCGCTGCTCGTAACGAAATTTTAGAACATTTGGGCAAAGTGGTGCGCGATCGCCAGCAACATCCGACTAAAGACGTTCTCAGCCTTTTATTACAAGCTAAGGATGAAGACGGTAACGGCATGAGCGAAAAGGAAATCCGCGCCCAAGCAATGCTGTTACTCTTCGCTGGGCATGAAACGACCACTTCGATGCTGACTTGGTTGTGCCTGGAGTTAGCCCGTCACCCAGAGGTTCTGCAACGCGCCAGGGAAGAACAGCAGCAGCTTGCGGCTAGGGGAGGAGTAAATTTAGAACAATTAGGGCAAATGCCTTATCTAGACCAAATTCTCTGCGAGACTGAACGACTGCATCAGCCCGTCGGGGGTGGTTTTCGCGGTGTCGTCAAACCATTTGAGTTTAATAGCTTTCAAGTTCCATCTGGGTGGCAGGCGGTGTATTCGATTATCGGGACTCATCGACTATCAACGGTTTACCCCGAACCAGAACGTTTCGATCCCGATCGCTTCAGCCCCCAACGGCAAGAACACAAGCAGCGTCCCTTTAGTTTAATTGGTTTCGGTGGTGGGCCACGAATTTGTATTGGGATAGCATTTGCGAAAATGGAGATGAAAATTGTAGCCGCCCACTTACTACGGGGTTATCAGTGGGAACTATTACCAAATCAACGCCTAGATTCAGTAGAGATTCCCACCAGCCACCCAAGAGATAGGCTGCGCGTTCGGTTTCAACCGTTGCAAGTGCTATGTGAAACATAG
- a CDS encoding UvrD-helicase domain-containing protein: MARIFPSWNEINNFSNPLTEGERKLAEFLDKYLPPAWDIYVQPFLNGDRPDVVILNPQVGVMVYEVKDWNLRSYQWDSDNLFVSNSTGKYIVDNPIEQVRHYRNNILNLYIPSLGEKIDNNKKAFSLIKTGVYFHKATTQEVTEFLKKSKYKGSKYEPMIGHDALNKEKLLSIVPDANYQRSNFIEPKDSQIFESLRVWLAPPFHSKEQGTKIKLDSSQDQHSKPNPGHHRIKAVAGSGKTLILAYRAARLASEGKHVLVITFNITLWHYIRDQIARTPFDFQGKNIVFKHFHGFCSDEYKRLGMKWPISNKTDIDEIFKTIVPNRLLEAITDKSNYKASRQQLKFDAILIDEGQDYCWEWYCLLCKYLTLRNELLLVCDPRQNIYKRDLEWTNGQMKNVQFRGRWGELKENKSYRLQNLLVQVVNDFAVQFLDRDPEDIPIVSNQMELFNNPKLIWENVSPVNKGIELCEKAYKYFFEKGVQPSDIIFLVPDHKTGWNLVNIFESKGINVNHVFEDPEKSHYHKKSFWMGDSRLKMSTIHSFKGWELKTVILLTPEINHLMNTGKSLDYLVYTALSRSMKDLCVINCCNKYDLFGSTWERLS, encoded by the coding sequence ATGGCACGTATTTTTCCCAGTTGGAATGAAATAAATAATTTTAGCAATCCTTTGACTGAAGGCGAAAGAAAGCTAGCAGAATTTTTGGATAAGTATTTACCCCCAGCTTGGGATATTTATGTACAACCGTTTCTAAATGGTGACAGACCAGATGTTGTAATTTTAAATCCCCAGGTAGGTGTAATGGTATATGAAGTTAAAGATTGGAATTTACGTAGCTATCAATGGGACTCAGATAATTTATTTGTTAGTAATTCAACAGGAAAATACATTGTTGACAACCCAATTGAACAAGTACGACATTACAGGAACAATATATTAAATCTTTACATACCTAGTTTAGGAGAAAAAATTGATAATAACAAAAAGGCTTTTAGCCTTATAAAAACTGGTGTTTACTTTCACAAGGCAACTACTCAGGAAGTAACTGAGTTTCTGAAAAAATCAAAATATAAAGGCTCAAAATATGAGCCAATGATAGGTCATGATGCTCTAAATAAAGAAAAACTGCTAAGTATTGTACCAGATGCTAATTATCAACGCAGCAATTTTATTGAGCCTAAAGATAGCCAGATTTTTGAGAGTTTAAGAGTTTGGCTTGCTCCTCCATTTCATAGTAAAGAGCAAGGTACAAAGATTAAACTAGATTCAAGTCAAGACCAACACTCCAAGCCAAATCCTGGGCATCACCGTATTAAAGCTGTAGCTGGTAGTGGCAAGACATTAATACTGGCTTATAGAGCAGCAAGATTAGCTTCAGAGGGTAAGCACGTTCTGGTTATAACGTTTAATATTACCCTTTGGCATTATATAAGAGATCAGATAGCCCGTACACCGTTTGACTTTCAAGGGAAAAATATTGTATTTAAACATTTTCATGGATTTTGTAGTGATGAATATAAGCGATTAGGCATGAAATGGCCTATTAGTAATAAAACTGACATTGATGAGATTTTTAAGACTATTGTACCAAACCGTTTGCTTGAAGCTATCACTGATAAATCTAATTATAAAGCTAGTAGACAGCAATTAAAATTTGATGCAATTTTGATTGATGAAGGTCAAGATTATTGTTGGGAATGGTACTGTCTACTTTGCAAGTATTTAACTCTAAGGAATGAATTACTCCTGGTTTGCGATCCCAGGCAAAATATTTATAAAAGAGATTTAGAATGGACAAATGGACAAATGAAAAATGTACAGTTTAGGGGACGCTGGGGAGAACTAAAAGAAAACAAATCATATAGATTACAAAATTTACTTGTACAAGTAGTCAATGATTTTGCAGTTCAATTTCTTGACCGAGATCCAGAGGATATCCCAATAGTTTCAAATCAAATGGAGTTATTTAATAATCCAAAACTTATTTGGGAAAATGTATCTCCTGTAAACAAAGGAATAGAACTTTGCGAAAAAGCATACAAATATTTTTTTGAAAAAGGTGTCCAGCCCAGTGACATTATTTTTTTAGTTCCAGACCATAAAACTGGCTGGAACCTGGTTAATATTTTTGAAAGTAAGGGCATAAATGTAAATCATGTGTTTGAAGATCCAGAGAAGAGCCATTATCACAAAAAATCATTCTGGATGGGTGATAGCAGGTTAAAAATGTCAACTATTCACAGTTTCAAGGGGTGGGAACTAAAGACAGTAATCCTATTGACACCAGAGATAAACCATCTCATGAATACAGGAAAATCTCTTGATTATCTGGTTTACACTGCTCTATCAAGAAGCATGAAAGATTTATGTGTGATCAATTGTTGTAATAAATATGATTTGTTTGGGAGTACCTGGGAGCGATTATCTTAG
- the ilvD gene encoding dihydroxy-acid dehydratase, translated as MPENLRSQVVTQGVQRSPNRAMLRAVGFGDEDFTKPIVGIANGYSTITPCNMGLNDLAKRAEAGAKVAGAMPQMFGTITISDGISMGTEGMKYSLVSREVIADSIETACNGQSMDGVLAIGGCDKNMPGAMIAIARMNIPAIFVYGGTIKPGHHNGRDLTVVSAFEAVGQHSAGKIDTDELLQVERKACPGAGSCGGMYTANTMSSAFEAMGMSLPYSSTMAAEDAEKAESAEKSAFVLVEAIKKQLLPRQIVTRKAFENAISVIMAVGGSTNAVLHLLAIAHTIGVELSLDDFETIRARVPVLCDLKPSGQYVATDLHKAGGIPQVMKMLLVRDLLHGDALTITGQTIAEVLADVPEQPRADQDVIRPWDNPMYAQGHLAILRGNLATEGAVAKITGVKTPSITGPARVFESEEASLAAILAGKINRGDVLVIRYEGPKGGPGMREMLAPTSALIGAGLGDAVGLITDGRFSGGTYGMVVGHVAPEAAVGGAIALVEEGDTITIDARDRLLHLHLPDEELERRRAAWQPPKPRYTTGVLAKYAKLVSSSSVGAVTDLDLG; from the coding sequence ATGCCGGAGAATTTGAGAAGCCAAGTCGTCACCCAAGGCGTACAGCGATCGCCCAACCGGGCTATGTTACGTGCTGTTGGTTTTGGAGATGAGGATTTTACGAAACCCATTGTGGGAATTGCCAATGGGTACAGCACCATTACCCCCTGCAATATGGGGTTAAATGATTTAGCGAAACGGGCTGAAGCTGGAGCCAAGGTGGCTGGGGCGATGCCTCAGATGTTCGGCACGATTACCATCAGCGACGGCATTTCGATGGGCACCGAAGGGATGAAGTATTCCCTGGTGTCGCGGGAAGTCATCGCCGATTCGATTGAGACTGCCTGCAACGGGCAGAGTATGGATGGAGTGCTGGCAATTGGGGGCTGCGATAAGAATATGCCCGGAGCGATGATTGCGATCGCTCGGATGAATATTCCGGCTATTTTCGTGTATGGCGGTACGATTAAACCGGGACATCACAACGGGCGCGATTTGACGGTTGTGAGTGCTTTTGAAGCGGTGGGGCAACACAGCGCCGGAAAAATAGACACGGATGAGTTGCTGCAAGTAGAACGCAAGGCTTGTCCGGGTGCCGGTTCTTGCGGCGGAATGTACACTGCCAATACAATGTCTTCCGCTTTTGAAGCGATGGGGATGAGCTTGCCTTATTCTTCCACAATGGCAGCAGAAGATGCTGAAAAAGCAGAAAGTGCTGAGAAATCTGCTTTTGTCCTAGTAGAGGCAATTAAAAAACAACTTTTACCGCGACAGATTGTTACCCGAAAAGCGTTTGAGAATGCCATTTCTGTAATTATGGCAGTGGGCGGTTCTACGAATGCAGTGCTGCACTTACTAGCGATCGCTCATACGATTGGGGTTGAATTATCCCTGGATGATTTTGAAACCATTCGCGCCCGCGTTCCGGTTTTGTGCGACCTCAAGCCTAGCGGTCAGTATGTCGCCACTGACCTCCACAAAGCCGGTGGAATTCCCCAGGTGATGAAGATGCTCCTGGTCCGCGATTTGCTACACGGAGACGCCCTGACTATCACCGGACAAACCATTGCTGAAGTCTTGGCAGATGTCCCAGAACAGCCCCGTGCTGATCAAGATGTTATCCGTCCCTGGGATAACCCGATGTATGCTCAAGGGCATCTCGCCATCCTGAGAGGCAATCTGGCAACGGAAGGGGCTGTCGCCAAAATTACCGGCGTCAAAACCCCTTCAATAACCGGCCCAGCGCGGGTGTTTGAATCTGAAGAAGCTTCTTTAGCAGCCATTCTGGCTGGCAAGATCAACCGTGGAGATGTCCTAGTGATTCGCTACGAAGGCCCCAAGGGTGGCCCTGGAATGAGAGAAATGCTGGCTCCCACTTCTGCCCTGATTGGTGCGGGATTAGGGGATGCTGTTGGCTTGATTACCGATGGACGCTTCTCTGGTGGGACTTACGGCATGGTTGTCGGTCACGTAGCCCCAGAGGCGGCTGTAGGAGGCGCGATCGCTCTCGTTGAAGAAGGCGATACCATTACAATTGATGCACGCGATCGCCTGTTACACCTTCATCTACCCGATGAAGAGCTAGAGCGTCGTCGCGCTGCTTGGCAACCGCCTAAACCGCGTTATACAACTGGCGTACTGGCAAAATATGCCAAGTTAGTTTCTTCTAGCAGTGTCGGTGCCGTGACGGATTTAGATCTGGGTTGA